In the genome of Bacillus sp. S3, one region contains:
- a CDS encoding phosphoglycerate kinase, with amino-acid sequence MNKKTLKDIDVKGKRVFCRVDFNVPMQDGKITDETRIRAALPTIQYLMEQGAKVLLASHLGRPKGKVVEEMRLTPVAVKLAELLGKDVKKVDEAYGDTVKAVIETMNDGDVVLLENVRFYPGEEKNDPELAKAFAELADVYVNDAFGAAHRAHASTEGIAKNLPAVSGFLMEKELDVLGKALSNPERPFTAIIGGAKVKDKIGVIENLLELVDNLIIGGGLAYTFVKAQGHEVGKSLLEEDKIDLAKSFMEKAKAKGVNFYMPVDVIVADDFSADANTKVVAIEEIPADWEALDIGPKTAEIYRDVIQKSKLVIWNGPMGVFEIDKFAGGTKAVAEALAEAEGTYSVIGGGDSAAAVEKFGLADKMSHISTGGGASLEFMEGKALPGVVALNDK; translated from the coding sequence ATGAACAAGAAAACACTGAAGGATATCGATGTAAAAGGAAAACGAGTATTTTGCCGTGTCGATTTCAACGTCCCGATGCAGGATGGAAAAATTACCGACGAAACGCGGATTCGCGCAGCATTGCCAACGATTCAATACTTGATGGAACAAGGGGCTAAAGTTCTTTTGGCAAGCCATTTAGGCCGTCCAAAAGGAAAAGTAGTTGAAGAAATGCGTTTAACACCAGTTGCCGTCAAACTTGCTGAACTTCTTGGTAAAGACGTAAAAAAAGTGGATGAGGCATACGGCGATACCGTTAAAGCCGTGATTGAGACAATGAACGACGGCGATGTCGTATTGCTTGAAAATGTTCGTTTCTACCCTGGTGAGGAAAAGAACGATCCAGAGCTCGCAAAAGCATTTGCAGAACTTGCTGATGTTTATGTGAATGACGCATTCGGCGCCGCGCACCGTGCCCATGCTTCAACTGAAGGAATTGCTAAAAACCTTCCAGCAGTTTCCGGATTCTTAATGGAAAAAGAACTGGACGTACTTGGTAAAGCTCTTTCCAATCCAGAACGCCCTTTTACAGCGATAATTGGCGGTGCCAAGGTAAAGGACAAGATTGGCGTAATTGAAAATCTCTTAGAATTGGTTGATAACTTGATTATCGGCGGCGGACTAGCTTATACATTTGTAAAAGCACAAGGCCATGAGGTTGGTAAATCATTGCTTGAAGAAGACAAAATTGATCTTGCAAAATCTTTCATGGAAAAAGCAAAAGCGAAGGGCGTTAATTTCTACATGCCTGTAGACGTGATTGTTGCGGATGACTTCTCAGCTGATGCCAATACAAAAGTGGTTGCAATTGAAGAAATTCCTGCTGATTGGGAAGCTCTTGATATTGGGCCAAAAACGGCAGAAATATATCGTGATGTGATTCAAAAATCGAAATTGGTCATCTGGAATGGACCAATGGGTGTGTTTGAAATTGACAAATTTGCCGGCGGTACAAAAGCCGTTGCGGAAGCTCTTGCTGAAGCGGAAGGTACATATTCAGTCATTGGCGGCGGCGACTCAGCAGCAGCAGTTGAAAAGTTTGGCTTAGCAGATAAAATGAGCCATATTTCCACAGGCGGCGGCGCTTCCCTTGAGTTCATGGAAGGAAAAGCATTGCCAGGCGTCGTGGCGTTGAACGATAAATAA